One segment of Lytechinus variegatus isolate NC3 chromosome 13, Lvar_3.0, whole genome shotgun sequence DNA contains the following:
- the LOC121426775 gene encoding sulfotransferase 1C2A-like — protein MNAGFSAKVPACVAETCYEHEGVIVPNIMPLRALKRLRNFAVRPDDLFVVTYPKSGTTWAEHLMMLIRFNGNLNKLEGKHVLKLIPFLEHVKDLANPSTSALQIDRAERLKSPRILKSHCHPPFLPLDISTDDPKAKVLYVARNPKDTAVSLYHFCHYVGPMPSYESWDVFFEEYLAGRTPQGSWFDNVLPWWRRRNHPNVLFLKYEDMIKDLPTAVRQIAHFMGKSLSDDVIKRISRASTFKAMKNNPSSNPDSIISPAISRGNNQSFMRKGIIGDWKNYFTADQNRKFDELYEKKMAGTGLVMQFEAKAPFIPSLY, from the exons ATGAATGCTGGATTTTCTGCCAAGGTTCCTGCCTGCGTCGCAGAGACATGTTACGAGCATGAAGGCGTCATCGTACCAAACATCATGCCTCTGAGGGCCCTCAAACGACTGAGGAACTTCGCTGTCCGACCCGATGACCTGTTTGTCGTGACGTATCCCAAATCAG GAACAACCTGGGCCGAGCATCTGATGATGCTGATAAGATTTAATGGAAATTTGAACAAACTAGAAGGAAAACATGTCTTGAAACTGATCCCATTTCTTGAACACGTAAAAGACCTCGCAAACCCATCC ACATCGGCATTACAGATCGACCGTGCTGAACGATTGAAATCACCGAGGATACTTAAGTCTCACTGCCACCCGCCCTTCTTGCCACTAGATATAAGCACCGACGACCCCAAAGCCAAG GTGCTCTACGTAGCTCGGAACCCCAAGGATACGGCTGTTTCATTATACCATTTCTGTCACTATGTTGGTCCGATGCCTTCCTACGAATCCTGGGATGTTTTCTTTGAAGAATATCTCGCAGGCAGAA CTCCCCAAGGCTCTTGGTTTGATAACGTGTTACCATGGTGGAGGAGAAGAAACCATCCTAATGTATTGTTTCTCAAgtatgaagatatgatcaag GACTTGCCAACTGCAGTGAGGCAGATAGCCCATTTTATGGGGAAGTCCCTTtcggatgacgtcatcaaacgAATCTCGAGAGCATCGACGTTCAAGGCCATGAAGAATAACCCATCCTCAAACCCTGACAGTATCATCTCACCAGCCATAAGTAGGGGAAATAACCAATCTTTTATGAggaaag GGATAATCGGAGACTGGAAGAATTACTTCACTGCTGATCAAAACAGAAAATTCGACGAGCTGTACGAGAAGAAAATGGCAGGTACTGGACTGGTGATGCAATTCGAAGCCAAAGCCCCCTTCATCCCATCGTTgtactga